Proteins co-encoded in one Sander vitreus isolate 19-12246 chromosome 9, sanVit1, whole genome shotgun sequence genomic window:
- the rxfp3.2b gene encoding relaxin family peptide receptor 3.2b — MSKVTCEQESPAMQLNETGVQTLAPEPCEQQILLEDNTGNCSGGSTSNLSLHCWLQLLTKESIMEFPGDNSSLVVRVMIACVYSIVCALGLVGNSLALYLLHSRYRQKQSSINCFVMGLAITDLQFVLTLPFWAVDTALDFRWPFGRVMCKIISSVTTMNMYASVYFLTAMSVARYYSICSALKMHSRRTAATRAKWTSLGIWAVSLLATLPHAIYSTSVQVSDEELCLVRFPDSGNWDPQFLLGLYQLQKVLLGFLIPLIIITVCYLLLGRLILSRRITGAGGPEVEQGRQKRRSKVTKSIVIVVLSFFLCWLPNQALTLWGVLIKFDLVPFSKAFYNAQAYTFPLTVCLAHTNSCLNPVLYCLIRQEFRAGLKELLLNATPSFSSLTHLLQRRAKVAEAPPALVLVQMDVCCG; from the coding sequence ATGTCCAAGGTAACATGTGAGCAAGAGAGTCCAGCCATGCAGCTGAATGAGACTGGAGTTCAAACACTGGCTCCAGAGCCATGTGAGCAGCAGATACTACTGGAGGACAACACTGGAAACTGTAGCGGCGGTTCCACCAGCAACCTGTCGCTGCACTGCTGGCTGCAGCTCCTCACCAAGGAATCTATCATGGAATTTCCAGGAGACAACTCCAGTTTAGTGGTGCGTGTGATGATAGCGTGTGTCTACTCCATAGTCTGTGCACTCGGGCTAGTAGGAAACTCACTGGCTCTGTATCTGCTGCACTCACGTTACAGGCAGAAGCAATCATCCATCAACTGCTTTGTAATGGGACTGGCTATCACAGACCTCCAGTTTGTTCTGACTTTACCTTTCTGGGCGGTGGACACAGCCCTGGACTTCCGATGGCCGTTTGGCCGTGTGATGTGCAAAATCATCAGCTCTGTCACCACCATGAACATGTATGCCAGTGTATACTTCCTCACCGCTATGAGCGTGGCACGTTATTACTCAATCTGCTCCGCGCTGAAGATGCACAGCCGACGGACGGCAGCCACTAGAGCCAAGTGGACCAGCCTGGGCATATGGGCTGTCTCTCTGCTGGCCACTCTGCCTCATGCCATTTACTCTACCAGTGTCCAGGTGTCAGATGAGGAGCTTTGCCTGGTGCGCTTCCCGGACTCAGGCAACTGGGATCCACAGTTTCTTTTGGGtctttaccagctgcaaaaGGTCCTGCTGGGCTTCCTTATTCCTCTGATCATAATTACTGTCTGCTACCTGCTGCTAGGCCGCCTAATCCTCAGCCGACGAATCACAGGAGCAGGGGGCCCAGAGGTTGAGCAGGGCCGGCAAAAGCGTCGCTCCAAAGTGACCAAATCCATTGTCATCGTGGTTCTGTCCTTCTTTCTGTGCTGGCTTCCCAATCAGGCCCTGACACTGTGGGGAGTGCTAATAAAGTTTGACCTTGTTCCCTTCAGCAAGGCCTTCTACAATGCGCAGGCTTACACCTTCCCCCTGACTGTGTGTTTGGCACACACCAACAGCTGCCTCAACCCCGTGCTCTACTGCTTGATTCGCCAAGAGTTTCGGGCAGGGCTCAAGGAACTTCTCCTTAACGCCACGCCATCCTTCAGTAGCCTGACTCATCTGCTGCAACGCAGGGCCAAAGTGGCTGAGGCACCACCTGCTCTGGTGCTGGTCCAGATGGATGTCTGCTGTGGATGA